From Panicum hallii strain FIL2 chromosome 2, PHallii_v3.1, whole genome shotgun sequence, a single genomic window includes:
- the LOC112883287 gene encoding ATP-dependent RNA helicase DEAH12, chloroplastic-like, with amino-acid sequence MRRSQDRRPFRPPDWAPPPPHRHLDYRDHHYHNQHQYQPQHQRYRPAQPSPPPPQLAVFILRTGPDYSAPTATEVEALVGGLPSPSPSPASLSVNSSGRVAARLVFRSLPDAAAAARELWAHRLEGHHLLTVELRDPALAAHASPLIASLFAAHASRLLDSDLSALSAARSAELAASIKAVKGRLGSPNRFRDFDQLNLEMKTLQAEKELVDAKIAEYQAAMRSIRRAMLREADDDEEGVDVFGAVQGVEVDFARVHKIMLRECRRLKEGLPIYAYRRRILNHIFTNQVMILIGETGSGKSTQLVQFLADSGLAAGSSIVCTQPRKIAAISLAHRVDEESNGCYGDNSVMSYSTLLNSQGFGSKIIFTTDSCLLHHCMSDRGLDDISYIVVDEAHERSLNTDLLLAMIKNKLLDRLDLRLIIMSATADADRLTEYFYGCQTFHVIGRSFPVEIKYVPGISAEASLNTLPSISSVACATASYVTDVVRMVSFIHRNEEEGAILAFLTSQLEVEWSCESFSDPNAVVLPMHGKLSHVEQSLVFKSYPGKRKIIFCTNIAETSLTIKDVKYVVDCGLAKECRFIPSSGLNILKVNWISKSSANQRAGRAGRTGAGKCYRLYSESDFSMMEVHQEPEIRKVHLGTAVLRILALGVGDVQNFEFVDAPDPEAINMAVNNLEQLGAIECKYNGFELTDIGHHLVKLGIEPRLGKIMLDCFSSGLKKEGVVLAAVMANSSSIFCRVGTNEEKYKADRLKVPFCHPDGDLFTSLAVYKKWEDGRENKNVWCWQNSINAKTLRRCQETISELENCLKHELNIIIPSYWRWNPEEPTLHDASLKRIILSSLRGNLAMFSGHEKFGYQVISADQPVQLHPSCSLFIYDSKPEWVVFAEILSVPNQYLVCVTAVDHDALCTVHPMSLIKELEMNKLQRKVITGIGNKSLRRFCGKSGQNLHKVVSLLREGCRDDRITVDIDFSGNEVLLYAKQHDMEKVFCIVNDALELEAKLLRNECDERRPSCSVLALFGSGAEIKHLELGKRYLSVEILHQNPWDIDEKELIRLVDDHVPSIATFYIFGSFQATSDEMKWGKFTFLKPENAEDAISKLNGIEFHGSLLKVVPVCSYKNPGLPFPAVRAKVSWPRKPSRGHALVTCASGEAEFVVKDCFALGVGGRYVNCEVSKKYENCVFVTGVPLHVTEPELYHAFRGTTTRTILDIRLLRGSSTAGPSVSECEEALMREISQFMPNKNFPGQNFRVQVFNPEERDSMMRASITFDGSLHREAATALDHLQGSVLPCCLPWQIIQCQHVFHSTVSCPTRIYNVISQAVGSLLESFRSQKGVSYNLEKTENGNFRVKLTANATKTIADLRRPLELLMEGKTINHPDLTLSAVQSLLSRDGLAHLRSVEKETGTYIHYDRQSLNIKVFGHTDKVATAEEKLVHALLQLHEKKPHEVHLRGRNLPPNLMKEVIKKFGADLEGFKKEVPSAELQLNTRQHVLYVRGSKEDKQRVEEMISELITSSDHNSLGQLLSENACPICFCELEDPFKLESCGHLFCKACLVDQCESAMKSQDGFPLCCLKNGCKKLLLLVDLRSLLPDKLDELFRASLNAFVASSPGLYRFCSTPDCMSIYQVAPADAEGKPFVCGSCYVEICTKCHLQYHPFISCEAYKEYKADPDATLREWRKGKENVKSCPSCGYTIEKTEGCNHVECRCGSHICWACLENFKSSEECYSHLRSVHQSY; translated from the exons ATGCGCCGATCTCAGGACCGCCGTCCCTTCCGCCCGCCGGACTGGGCCCCGCCTCCTCCGCACCGCCATCTCGACTACCgcgaccaccactaccacaacCAACACCAGTACCAGCCCCAGCACCAACGCTACCGCCCCGCGCagccctcccctcccccgccgcagCTCGCCGTGTTCATCCTCCGCACGGGTCCCGATTACTCCGCGCCAACCGCAACTGAGGTGGAGGCCCTCGTCGGGGGCCTCCCGTCCCCgtccccgtccccggccagcctCTCCGTCAACTCCTCAGGCCGCGTCGCCGCGCGCCTCGTCTTCCGCTCCCTCCccgacgccgcggccgccgcgcgcgagcTCTGGGCGCACCGCCTCGAGGGGCATCACCTCCTCACCGTGGAACTCCGGGACCCCGCCCTCGCAGCCCACGCCTCCCCGCTAATTGCCTCACTCTTCGcggcccacgcctcccgcctccTCGATTCGGAcctctcggccctctcggccgcCCGGTCTGCTGAACTCGCGGCGTCCATCAAGGCTGTGAAGGGCCGCCTGGGCTCGCCGAATCGCTTCCGCGACTTTGATCAGCTCAATCTCGAGATGAAGACACTCCAGGCTGAGAAGGAATTGGTGGACGCCAAAATTGCGGAGTATCAGGCGGCAATGAGGTCGATACGGCGCGCAATGCTGCGTGAGGCAGATGACGACGAGGAGGGGGTGGACGTTTTTGGGGCTGTGCAAGGTGTGGAAGTGGACTTTGCGAGGGTGCACAAGATAATGCTGCGGGAGTGCCGGAGGCTCAAGGAGGGCCTGCCGATCTATGCCTACCGCAGGAGAATTCTCAATCACATTTTCACTAACCAG GTCATGATTTTGATAGGGGAAACTGGTTCTGGGAAGAGCACACAGTTGGTTCAGTTTCTTGCAGACTCAGGTCTTGCTGCCGGTAGTTCCATCGTTTGTACTCAACCACGAAAGATTGCTGCTATATCTTTAGCACATAGAGTAGATGAAGAAAGTAATGGCTGTTATGGGGACAATTCTGTGATGTCATATTCAACCTTGTTAAATTCTCAAGGTTTCGGCTCCAAGATTATATTCACCACAGACAGTTGTCTTTTGCATCACTGCATGAGTGATAGGGGCCTGGATGACATTTCATATATTGTTGTAGATGAAGCTCATGAAAGAAGCTTGAATACTGATCTTCTGTTAGCTATGATCAAGAACAAGCTGCTTGATAGGCTGGATCTACGACTTATTATAATGTCTGCCACTGCTGATGCTGACAGACTTACGGAGTACTTTTATGGCTGTCAAACATTTCATGTTATAGGGCGAAGTTTCCCAGTTGAAATTAAGTATGTCCCAGGCATATCAGCAGAGGCTTCCTTGAATACTTTGCCAAGTATTTCTTCTGTTGCTTGTGCTACTGCTTCCTATGTTACTGATGTTGTAAGAATGGTTAGCTTCATCCACAGGAATGAAGAAGAGGGTGCTATACTTGCTTTTTTGACATCTCAACTGGAAGTAGAATGGTCCTGTGAATCCTTCAGTGATCCAAATGCTGTGGTACTTCCGATGCATGGAAAGCTTTCCCATGTAGAACAGAGTCTTGTCTTCAAAAGCTATCCTGGAAAGAGGAAGATTATCTTCTGCACAAATATAGCTGAAACATCATTGACCATAAAAGATGTGAAGTATGTTGTTGATTGTGGCCTGGCCAAGGAATGCAGATTTATTCCTAGTAGTGGTCTCAATATACTGAAAGTCAATTGGATTTCTAAAAGTTCTGCTAATCAACGTGCTGGCCGAGCTGGTCGAACTGGAGCAGGCAAATGTTACAGGCTTTACTCAGAATCTGACTTCAGTATGATGGAAGTGCATCAAGAACCTGAAATCCGTAAAGTTCATCTTGGCACCGCTGTCCTGAGAATACTTGCTTTGGGTGTTGGGGATGTACAAAATTTTGAGTTTGTTGATGCTCCAGATCCAGAGGCCATCAATATGGCTGTGAATAATCTTGAGCAACTAGGTGCCATAGAATGTAAATATAATGGGTTTGAGCTAACTGATATCGGACACCACCTGGTCAAATTAGGAATTGAACCAAGGCTTGGGAAAATCATGCTTGATTGCTTCAGTTCTGGTCTGAAGAAAGAAGGTGTAGTCCTAGCCGCTGTTATGGCTAATTCTAGTAGCATATTTTGTAGAGTGGGCACTAATGAGGAGAAATATAAAGCTGACCGTCTGAAAGTCCCATTCTGTCACCCTGATGGAGACCTTTTCACTTCACTTGCTGTTTATAAGAAGTGGGAGGATGGGCGTGAGAACAAGAATGTGTGGTGCTGGCAGAATAGTATCAATGCCAAGACCCTGAGGAGGTGCCAGGAAACTATATCTGAACTTGAAAATTGTCTAAAGCATGAGCTGAACATTATTATTCCAAGTTACTGGCGTTGGAACCCTGAGGAGCCTACTTTGCATGATGCTTCGCTAAAGAGGATTATTCTATCATCTCTTAGAGGCAATCTTGCTATGTTTTCTGGACATGAAAAATTTGGGTATCAGGTGATTTCAGCAGATCAACCTGTGCAGCTTCACCCTTCATGCTCATTATTTATTTATGACAGCAAGCCTGAATGGGTGGTATTTGCAGAAATCTTGTCAGTCCCTAATCAATATTTGGTATGTGTAACCGCTGTTGATCATGATGCCTTGTGTACAGTTCACCCCATGTCTTTGATTAAAGAATTGGAGATGAATAAATTGCAGAGGAAAGTGATTACTGGGATTGGAAATAAATCACTGAGAAGATTTTGTGGAAAATCTGGCCAAAATCTGCACAAAGTTGTCTCACTGCTGAGGGAAGGCTGCAGAGATGACCGAATAACAGTTGATATAGACTTCAGTGGCAATGAAGTTTTATTATATGCTAAACAACATGATATGGAAAAGGTCTTTTGCATTGTTAACGATGCTTTGGAACTTGAAGCTAAGTTGCTGAGGAATGAATGTGACGAGAGAAGACCTAGTTGCTCTGTTCTTGCACTATTTGGCTCAGGTGCTGAAATTAAGCATTTGGAGcttgggaagagatatctatCAGTGGAGATTCTGCATCAGAATCCTTGGGATATAGATGAGAAGGAGCTTATTCGTTTGGTGGATGATCATGTCCCTAGTATAGCTACATTTTATATATTCGGGAGTTTTCAGGCAACCTCAGATGAAATGAAGTGGGGAAAGTTTACATTCCTAAAACCAGAAAATGCTGAGGATGCTATTTCGAAATTGAATGGGATAGAATTTCATGGTTCCTTGCTAAAAGTGGTTCCTGTATGCTCTTACAAGAATCCAGGGTTACCATTTCCTGCAGTAAGAGCTAAAGTATCTTGGCCACGTAAGCCAAGTAGGGGACATGCACTTGTGACATGTGCTAGTGGGGAAGCTGAATTTGTTGTAAAGGACTGCTTTGCCTTAGGAGTTGGTGGGAGGTACGTCAATTGTGAGGTTAGTAAGAAGTATGAGAACTGTGTCTTTGTCACAGGGGTTCCTTTGCATGTAACAGAGCCAGAATTGTATCATGCTTTTCGTGGTACAACAACCAGGACAATCCTTGATATCCGCCTGCTTAGAGGATCGTCCACAGCTGGCCCCTCTGTTTCGGAATGTGAAGAAGCACTGATGAGAGAGATATCTCAATTCATGCCAAACAAGAATTTTCCTGGACAAAATTTCCGTGTGCAAGTGTTCAATCCAGAAGAGAGAGACTCAATGATGAGAGCTAGCATAACCTTTGATGGAAGTCTGCATAGAGAGGCTGCAACAGCACTGGACCATCTTCAAGGAAGTGTTCTTCCTTGTTGTCTTCCTTGGCAGATAATACAATGCCAACATGTTTTTCATAGTACTGTTTCCTGTCCGACACGCATTTACAATGTTATCAGCCAGGCAGTTGGTTCTCTGCTCGAGAGCTTCAGAAGCCAAAAAG GTGTGTCTTACAATTTAGAGAAGACTGAAAATGGCAATTTCAGGGTTAAACTCACTGCAAATGCAACAAAGACCATAGCAGATTTGAGAAGGCCTCTTGAGCTTTTGATGGAAGGCAAAACCATAAACCACCCTGATCTGACGTTAAGCGCTGTTCAATCACTCTTGTCGCGTGATGGTTTGGCACATTTGAGATCAGTTGAAAAAGAGACTGGTACTTACATTCACTATGACAGGCAAAGTCTGAACATTAAAGTCTTTGGACACACAGACAAGGTGGCAACAGCTGAGGAAAAATTGGTTCATGCACTTCTACAGCTCCATGAGAAGAAGCCTCATGAAGTTCATCTTCGTGGCCGGAACCTCCCACCAAACTTGATGAAGGAAGTAATAAAAAAATTTGGAGCTGATCTAGAAGGATTTAAGAAAGAGGTACCTTCTgcagagcttcagttaaacaCACGACAACATGTGCTATATGTTCGAGGCAGCAAGGAAGACAAGCAAAGGGTGGAAGagatgatatctgaactgattACCTCTAGTGACCACAATTCTCTGGGTCAACTGTTGTCAGAGAATGCATGTCCTATTTGCTTTTGTGAGCTTGAAGATCCGTTTAAGCTCGAATCCTGTGGCCACTTGTTTTGTAAGGCTTGTTTGGTGGATCAATGTGAATCTGCCATGAAATCACAAGATGGCTTCCCTCTTTGTTGCCTTAAAAATGGGTGCAAgaagctcctcctccttgtagATCTGAGGTCTCTCCTGCCTGACAAGCTTGATGAGCTGTTTAGAGCTTCCTTGAATGCATTTGTTGCATCTAGCCCAGGATTATACCGTTTCTGCTCCACACCTGACTGCATGTCCATTTACCAAGTAGCTCCTGCGGATGCAGAAGGCAAACCTTTTGTCTGTGGGTCTTGCTATGTAGAGATCTGTACCAAGTGCCATCTCCAGTACCATCCTTTCATATCTTGTGAGGCATACAAAGAATACAAGGCAGACCCGGATGCAACTTTGCGTGAATGGCGCAAAGGGAAGGAGAACGTGAAGAGTTGTCCTTCCTGTGGATATACAATTGAGAAAACTGAAGGTTGCAACCATGTTGAGTGTAGGTGTGGTAGCCACATCTGTTGGGCATGCTTGGAGAACTTCAAGAGCAGTGAGGAGTGTTATAGCCATCTCAGGTCTGTGCACCAATCCTATTAG
- the LOC112883024 gene encoding cytochrome c oxidase subunit 6b-1-like, which translates to MAAEGKAPSLAEEYSLPPQEVQLQNPSEEKSAASTVAEVVPERSAEPPAANEATVAVEETSETPEVKEPSEKPEADQERPAAEDSGEAAEESGDAAEETADEKPEIKIETAPADFRFPTTNQTRHCFTRYIEYHRCVAAKGEGAPECEKFAKYYRSLCPSEWIERWNEQRENGTFPGPL; encoded by the exons GAGTATTCACTCCCACCCCAGGAGGTCCAATTGCAAAATCCATCTGAAGAGAAATCTGCTGCTAGCACTGTGGCTGAAGTTGTCCCTGAGAGAAGTGCTGAACCCCCAGCAGCTAATGAGGCTACCGTTGCTGTTGAAGAAACAAGTGAAACTCCAGAGGTGAAGGAACCCTCTGAGAAGCCAGAAGCTGACCAGGAAAGACCTGCTGCTGAAGATAGCGGTGAGGCTGCTGAAGAAAGCGGTGATGCCGCTGAGGAAACAGCTGATGAAAAACCAGAAATTAAG ATCGAGACAGCTCCAGCAGATTTTCGTTTCCCAACAACAAATCAAACAAGACATTGCTTCACACGCTATATTGAATATCATAG ATGTGTAGCTGCAAAAGGGGAGGGTGCTCCTGAGTGTGAAAAGTTTGCTAAGTACTACAGGTCACTCTGCCCAAGTGAATGG ATCGAGCGTTGGAACGAGCAACGTGAAAATGGCACATTCCCTGGACCCTTGTAA